The following proteins come from a genomic window of Flavobacteriaceae bacterium MAR_2010_188:
- a CDS encoding molecular chaperone DnaK, with protein MSKIIGIDLGTTNSCVAVMEGSEPVVIPNAEGKRTTPSVIAFVEGGEIKVGDPAKRQAVTNPTKTVYSIKRFMGNKYSESKKEAERVPYKVVKGDNDVPRVDIDGRMYTAQELSAMILQKMKKTAEDYLGTTVTEAVITVPAYFNDSQRQATKEAGEIAGLKVRRIINEPTAAALAYGLDKRGKDQKIVVFDFGGGTHDVSILELGDGVFEVLSTDGDTHLGGDDVDQKIIDWLADEFKKEEDIDLRKDPMALQRLKEAAEKAKIELSSSAQTEINLPYVTATASGPKHLVRTLTRSKFEQLIDDLVKRTIEPCQTALKAAGLKTSDIDEIILVGGSTRIPAVQEAVEKFFGKAPSKGVNPDEVVAVGAAIQGGVLTGDVKDVLLLDVTPLSLGIETMGNVMTKLIEANTTIPTKKSQVFSTAADNQPSVEIHVLQGERAMAADNKTIGRFHLDGIPPAQRGVPQIEVTFDIDANGIINVSASDKATGKSQNIRIEASSGLTEEEIKKMRQEAEVNAEADAKAKETADKLNSADGMIFQTEKQLKEFGDKLSDDKKKPIEEALEELKKAYASKDLAQIDPALEKINEAWKVASEEMYKAQQDAQGAPTGESTADAGSNGQSSDESSDVEDVDFEEVK; from the coding sequence ATGAGTAAAATAATAGGAATAGATTTAGGTACAACAAACTCCTGCGTTGCGGTAATGGAAGGTAGCGAGCCAGTTGTTATACCTAATGCAGAAGGTAAGCGTACAACTCCGTCCGTTATTGCTTTTGTAGAAGGCGGTGAGATAAAGGTTGGTGATCCAGCGAAAAGACAAGCTGTAACCAACCCTACTAAAACTGTTTATTCTATTAAAAGATTTATGGGTAACAAATATTCTGAATCTAAAAAAGAAGCAGAACGCGTACCATACAAAGTAGTAAAAGGCGATAACGATGTGCCAAGAGTAGATATCGACGGCCGTATGTATACAGCCCAAGAACTTTCGGCTATGATTCTTCAAAAAATGAAGAAAACAGCTGAGGATTATTTGGGAACAACAGTAACCGAAGCGGTAATTACTGTACCGGCTTACTTCAATGATTCACAAAGACAGGCTACTAAAGAAGCTGGTGAAATCGCTGGCTTAAAAGTTAGAAGAATTATAAACGAACCAACCGCTGCAGCACTTGCATACGGTTTGGATAAAAGAGGAAAAGACCAAAAAATAGTGGTTTTTGATTTTGGTGGTGGTACACATGATGTATCAATATTAGAATTAGGTGACGGTGTTTTTGAAGTTCTATCTACCGACGGTGATACGCATTTAGGTGGGGATGATGTTGACCAGAAAATCATCGATTGGTTAGCTGATGAATTTAAGAAAGAAGAGGATATTGATTTAAGAAAAGATCCTATGGCGTTACAACGTCTTAAGGAAGCAGCAGAAAAAGCGAAGATAGAATTATCATCTTCAGCCCAAACTGAAATCAACCTTCCTTACGTAACAGCTACTGCAAGTGGACCAAAACACTTAGTTAGAACACTAACCCGTTCTAAATTTGAGCAGTTGATCGACGATTTAGTTAAAAGAACAATTGAGCCTTGCCAAACAGCGCTTAAAGCTGCTGGATTAAAAACATCTGATATAGATGAAATTATTTTGGTAGGTGGTTCCACAAGAATCCCTGCAGTACAAGAAGCGGTTGAGAAGTTTTTTGGAAAAGCTCCAAGTAAAGGAGTAAATCCAGATGAGGTTGTTGCCGTTGGTGCTGCAATTCAAGGTGGTGTTTTAACCGGAGATGTTAAGGATGTATTGTTGTTAGACGTTACTCCATTATCGTTAGGTATAGAGACTATGGGTAATGTTATGACCAAGCTTATTGAAGCTAACACAACAATCCCGACCAAGAAGTCACAAGTGTTTTCAACTGCGGCAGATAATCAGCCTTCAGTAGAGATTCATGTACTACAAGGTGAAAGAGCAATGGCTGCAGATAATAAAACAATCGGTAGATTCCATTTAGACGGAATTCCACCAGCGCAAAGAGGTGTGCCTCAAATTGAAGTAACATTTGATATTGATGCTAATGGTATTATCAATGTCTCAGCGTCTGATAAAGCCACTGGAAAATCCCAAAACATCAGAATTGAAGCTTCCTCTGGACTTACAGAAGAAGAAATTAAGAAAATGAGACAAGAGGCAGAAGTTAATGCTGAAGCAGATGCAAAAGCTAAAGAAACTGCAGACAAGCTTAACAGCGCCGACGGTATGATTTTCCAAACTGAGAAGCAATTAAAGGAATTCGGTGATAAACTTTCTGACGATAAGAAAAAGCCAATCGAAGAAGCTCTTGAAGAATTGAAGAAAGCATACGCATCTAAAGACCTGGCTCAAATTGACCCGGCTTTAGAGAAAATCAACGAAGCTTGGAAGGTTGCAAGTGAGGAAATGTATAAAGCTCAACAAGATGCTCAAGGCGCTCCGACTGGAGAATCAACAGCTGATGCTGGTTCTAACGGACAATCATCTGATGAGAGTAGCGATGTAGAAGACGTTGACTTTGAAGAAGTAAAATAA
- a CDS encoding ketopantoate hydroxymethyltransferase, with product MSVAKREYKRITVKSLVEMKNVKEKISMLTAYDYTMAKIVDGAGIDVILVGDSASNVMAGHETTLPITLDQMIYHASSVVRAVERALVVVDLPFGSYQSDPKEALRSAIRIMKESGGHAVKLEGGKEVKESIKRILYAGIPVMGHLGLTPQSIYKFGTYTVRAKEEDEADELIEDAKMLERIGCFAIVVEKIPADLATRVAESLTIPVIGIGAGNGVDGQVLVLHDMIGMTHEFNPRFLRRYMNLYEDMTVAISQYAKDVKSVDFPNDSEQY from the coding sequence ATGTCAGTTGCCAAACGCGAATACAAGAGAATCACGGTAAAGTCTTTAGTAGAGATGAAAAACGTCAAAGAAAAAATTTCTATGCTTACCGCATATGATTATACCATGGCGAAAATCGTAGATGGCGCAGGTATTGACGTGATTTTGGTGGGCGATTCTGCCAGCAATGTTATGGCAGGTCATGAAACCACGCTTCCTATTACGTTAGATCAGATGATTTACCATGCTTCTTCGGTTGTAAGGGCGGTAGAGCGAGCTTTGGTTGTGGTTGATCTTCCTTTTGGAAGTTATCAAAGTGACCCTAAAGAGGCTTTGCGTTCTGCTATTAGGATTATGAAGGAAAGCGGCGGACACGCGGTTAAGTTAGAAGGTGGCAAAGAAGTTAAGGAATCGATTAAGCGCATTCTTTATGCTGGGATACCCGTAATGGGACATCTTGGTTTAACGCCACAATCTATCTATAAATTCGGGACTTACACCGTTAGAGCAAAAGAAGAGGATGAAGCAGATGAACTTATTGAAGATGCCAAAATGCTAGAAAGAATTGGTTGTTTTGCAATTGTGGTCGAAAAAATCCCAGCAGATCTTGCAACACGAGTAGCTGAGAGTTTAACCATTCCGGTTATCGGTATTGGTGCTGGCAATGGTGTTGACGGACAAGTTCTGGTACTACATGATATGATTGGAATGACCCATGAATTTAACCCACGTTTTTTAAGAAGATATATGAATCTTTACGAGGATATGACCGTCGCAATTTCACAATATGCAAAGGATGTAAAATCAGTTGATTTTCCTAACGATAGCGAACAATACTAG
- a CDS encoding 23S rRNA pseudouridine1911/1915/1917 synthase, translating to MSKILSDKNNLQVLFEDNHIIVVNKRVGDIVQGDKTGDKPLSEVVKSYLKNKYNKPGNVYLGVVHRLDRPTTGVVLFSKTSKALPRLNKMFADKDAEKTYWAIVENSPPKAADTLISYLKKNPKNNKSYSESKETADAKKAILHYKLLKDLNNYYLLDINLETGRHHQIRAQLASIGCIIKGDLKYGAKRSNKDGGISLHAKTLKFQHPVKDEVVIIEAPLPDEPIWQASI from the coding sequence TTGAGCAAAATTCTTTCTGATAAAAATAATCTACAAGTCCTTTTTGAAGACAACCACATCATTGTGGTAAACAAGCGCGTAGGCGATATCGTGCAGGGGGATAAAACTGGCGACAAACCTCTAAGTGAAGTTGTTAAGAGTTACCTTAAAAATAAATATAACAAGCCCGGAAATGTATATTTAGGCGTGGTGCATAGATTGGACCGCCCAACTACAGGCGTTGTGCTCTTCTCAAAAACCAGTAAAGCCTTACCTAGACTTAATAAAATGTTTGCAGATAAAGATGCGGAAAAAACTTATTGGGCGATTGTGGAGAATTCACCACCGAAAGCTGCGGATACACTAATTTCTTATTTGAAAAAAAATCCAAAAAACAATAAGTCTTATTCTGAGAGCAAGGAAACCGCTGATGCAAAAAAAGCCATTTTGCACTACAAGCTGCTGAAGGATTTAAATAACTACTATCTACTAGATATCAATTTAGAAACAGGGCGGCATCATCAAATTAGAGCCCAATTGGCTAGTATTGGCTGCATAATTAAAGGTGATTTAAAATATGGAGCGAAACGATCTAATAAAGACGGTGGCATTAGTTTACATGCAAAAACTCTTAAGTTTCAACATCCAGTAAAAGATGAAGTTGTAATCATCGAAGCTCCACTTCCTGACGAGCCAATTTGGCAAGCCAGCATTTAG
- a CDS encoding biotin-dependent carboxylase uncharacterized domain-containing protein gives MIEVLHPGFYSTIQDLGRFNYINFGVPISGPMNAYSANHANAILGNNINSALLEMTMTGAKLKFNIDTNIAVTGALMQPLLNDTPVAQGESLEITSGDVLSFGRLTKGFRTYLAIKGGLDSEVMLQSRSMYAGITSRQYLIKNQILKILPESNISELINTNSFFSILDKKEIEVFKGPEFGMLSEIQKESLFSSIFTVSKYNNRMAYQLENTLENDLESILTAPVLPGTVQLTPSGKMIILMRDCQTTGGYPRILQLSEEAINVMAQKMAGNEIQFKELEYS, from the coding sequence ATGATAGAAGTTCTACATCCCGGTTTTTATTCCACAATTCAAGATTTAGGAAGATTCAACTATATAAATTTTGGAGTGCCAATTTCTGGGCCAATGAATGCCTATTCTGCTAATCACGCTAATGCAATCCTTGGAAATAATATTAATTCGGCATTGTTAGAAATGACGATGACCGGTGCGAAGCTAAAATTCAATATTGATACCAACATCGCGGTCACAGGTGCACTGATGCAGCCATTGTTGAATGATACGCCAGTTGCTCAAGGAGAATCTTTGGAGATTACATCAGGAGATGTTCTGAGTTTTGGTAGGTTGACGAAAGGATTTAGAACCTATTTAGCGATTAAGGGAGGCCTAGATTCTGAAGTGATGCTTCAAAGTCGTTCGATGTATGCTGGAATTACTTCACGGCAATACCTGATTAAAAATCAAATCTTAAAAATTCTTCCCGAGTCAAATATTTCTGAATTAATTAATACAAATAGTTTTTTTTCAATTTTAGACAAGAAAGAAATAGAGGTTTTTAAAGGACCAGAATTTGGAATGCTTTCAGAAATCCAAAAAGAAAGTTTATTCTCTTCAATTTTTACGGTTTCAAAATATAATAATAGAATGGCCTATCAGCTTGAGAATACTCTTGAAAACGACTTGGAATCGATTCTTACTGCACCTGTTTTGCCAGGGACCGTTCAACTTACTCCATCAGGGAAAATGATAATATTAATGCGGGATTGCCAAACGACGGGAGGATATCCAAGAATTTTGCAGCTTTCAGAAGAAGCCATAAATGTCATGGCCCAAAAAATGGCCGGAAATGAAATTCAATTTAAAGAATTAGAATATTCCTAA
- a CDS encoding inhibitor of KinA: MNLKESDIEFSRFGERSILINFPAKIDENQLLQILKLKESIELKYIEEILYINHTYNSLIITYVSTIDNINDAFLALKSLLNLEISQDEIEFFEWQIPVCYDVKFGLDLNEISKRKSLDISQIIKKHTSPIYTVYFIGFLPGFLYLGGLDDSLIMDRKSQPRLNIQKGAVGIGGSQTGIYPSTSPGGWNIIGNSPIEFFNPNIDNPCFAKSGDKIRFYEVSWEEYQDIQAEVDSDKFIIKKKVIG, from the coding sequence ATGAATTTGAAAGAATCAGATATTGAATTTTCTAGGTTTGGGGAGAGGTCCATTTTGATTAATTTTCCAGCAAAAATAGATGAAAATCAGTTGCTTCAAATCCTAAAACTAAAAGAATCTATTGAACTAAAATATATTGAAGAAATACTTTATATAAATCATACATATAATTCGTTAATAATTACTTACGTATCTACTATTGATAACATCAATGATGCTTTTTTAGCTCTAAAATCTCTGCTAAATCTAGAAATTAGTCAAGATGAAATTGAATTTTTTGAATGGCAGATTCCGGTGTGCTATGATGTAAAATTCGGACTTGATTTAAATGAAATTTCCAAAAGAAAAAGTCTTGATATTAGTCAAATTATTAAGAAGCATACCTCACCAATTTACACAGTTTACTTCATTGGGTTTTTACCTGGATTTTTATATTTAGGAGGTTTGGATGATAGCTTAATTATGGATAGGAAATCTCAACCCAGACTAAATATTCAAAAAGGAGCTGTTGGGATTGGTGGATCACAAACTGGAATATATCCATCTACTTCTCCTGGCGGATGGAATATCATAGGGAATTCACCAATTGAATTCTTCAACCCAAACATTGATAATCCCTGCTTTGCAAAATCTGGAGATAAAATAAGATTCTACGAGGTTTCATGGGAAGAATATCAAGACATTCAGGCAGAAGTTGATTCGGACAAATTCATCATCAAAAAAAAGGTGATTGGATGA
- a CDS encoding UPF0271 protein gives MNKIIDFNADVGEGLNNEALLLPYLDSCSIACGGHAGSLETIREVVTLANHHNVKVGAHPSFPDQANFGRVEMDMSSADLFTSIKEQLRAFLMVLRESRTMINHIKPHGALYNMAVYDERIASVVVEAIKGISTPVKLFAPFNSVISKIATDAGISVKFEGFADRNYNEDLSLVSRKLENSVIENEVEIFEHVDRMFNQGIVKTIGGKMVEIEVDTFCVHGDNKNALNILKSLSKSYR, from the coding sequence ATGAATAAAATTATCGATTTTAACGCCGATGTCGGCGAGGGGCTAAATAATGAAGCATTGCTGTTGCCGTATCTGGATTCTTGCTCTATCGCTTGTGGTGGTCACGCGGGCAGCCTTGAAACTATTAGGGAAGTGGTGACCTTGGCCAATCATCATAACGTTAAAGTTGGTGCACATCCATCGTTTCCTGATCAAGCTAATTTTGGTAGAGTAGAAATGGACATGTCTTCTGCTGATTTATTCACATCTATCAAGGAACAACTTCGAGCTTTTTTGATGGTTCTTCGTGAATCTAGGACTATGATTAATCATATAAAACCTCACGGAGCTCTTTATAATATGGCTGTTTATGATGAAAGAATCGCTTCTGTGGTTGTTGAAGCGATTAAGGGGATCTCTACCCCGGTTAAATTATTTGCTCCTTTTAATTCAGTTATTTCAAAAATTGCCACTGACGCGGGTATAAGCGTTAAGTTTGAAGGCTTTGCAGATAGAAATTACAATGAAGATTTGAGTTTAGTCTCTAGAAAACTAGAAAACAGTGTAATTGAAAATGAAGTTGAAATATTTGAGCATGTAGATAGAATGTTCAACCAAGGTATTGTGAAGACAATAGGAGGTAAGATGGTAGAAATTGAAGTTGATACTTTCTGTGTTCACGGGGATAATAAAAATGCCCTAAATATTTTAAAATCTTTATCCAAATCCTACAGGTAA
- a CDS encoding NRAMP (natural resistance-associated macrophage protein) metal ion transporters yields the protein MKISALKNIGPGPLVAAAFIGPGTVTVCTLAGVGFGYALLWAMVLSIVATVVLQEMSARLGIITQKGLSEVIRTEVKTPLLKILTIILILSAIVVGNAAYEAGNISGGVLGLETLVGAHNLEVGSFNLNLLSVTIGVLAFVVLIIGNYKILERALIFMVILMSISFIITAIITKPNISEILSGIFIPRMPGESLLTVVGLIGTTVVPYNLFLHASLVSEKWKHTSDLKYAKRDTLLAVVLGGIVSMCIIISAAAVENMQINSASDLAQGLEPLFGSYSKYFLSIGLFAAGITSAITAPLAAAYVACGCLGWPTKLKSAKFRSVWIFILIVGVLLSSTGLKSIEIIKFAQFANGLLLPVIAGFLIWIMNKKNLLGKYSNSKFQNILAISIVLITIILGLRSILKVLEIL from the coding sequence ATGAAGATAAGCGCTTTAAAGAATATTGGCCCAGGACCTTTGGTCGCTGCCGCCTTTATCGGTCCGGGGACAGTTACCGTCTGTACTCTCGCGGGAGTAGGATTCGGGTATGCTCTGCTTTGGGCAATGGTTCTATCTATTGTGGCTACGGTAGTTCTTCAGGAGATGTCGGCTAGATTAGGAATTATCACCCAAAAGGGTTTAAGCGAGGTCATTAGGACCGAAGTTAAAACCCCACTTCTCAAGATATTGACGATTATATTAATATTATCCGCAATTGTGGTGGGAAATGCCGCTTATGAAGCAGGAAATATCAGCGGTGGCGTTCTAGGATTAGAAACCTTAGTTGGCGCTCATAATTTAGAAGTTGGGTCTTTCAATTTAAACTTATTGAGTGTCACAATTGGAGTTTTAGCCTTTGTTGTATTGATAATCGGGAATTATAAAATTCTTGAAAGAGCGTTGATTTTTATGGTAATCTTGATGAGCATTTCCTTTATTATCACGGCAATCATCACAAAGCCAAATATTTCTGAAATCCTTAGCGGAATCTTTATTCCTAGGATGCCGGGAGAAAGTTTGCTGACCGTGGTGGGATTGATTGGGACAACCGTTGTGCCCTATAATCTATTTCTTCATGCCTCTTTGGTCAGTGAAAAATGGAAACATACCTCTGATTTAAAATATGCCAAAAGAGATACCTTATTAGCGGTAGTTCTCGGAGGAATAGTGTCAATGTGCATCATTATTTCTGCAGCTGCGGTAGAGAATATGCAAATTAATAGTGCTTCAGATCTTGCCCAAGGTCTAGAACCTTTGTTCGGCTCATATTCAAAATATTTCTTGTCGATTGGGCTTTTCGCTGCCGGAATTACCAGCGCCATTACCGCACCACTGGCCGCAGCCTACGTGGCTTGCGGTTGTCTAGGATGGCCAACAAAATTAAAGAGCGCGAAATTTCGTTCGGTCTGGATATTTATTTTGATTGTTGGGGTTTTGCTTTCTTCCACTGGTCTAAAATCCATTGAAATCATCAAATTTGCACAATTCGCAAATGGACTTCTATTGCCTGTTATCGCTGGATTTTTAATTTGGATTATGAATAAAAAGAATCTCTTAGGAAAATATTCCAATTCAAAATTTCAAAATATATTGGCCATCAGTATTGTACTGATTACTATTATTTTAGGATTGAGAAGCATTCTTAAAGTTCTTGAAATTCTCTAG
- a CDS encoding PAS domain-containing protein: MSAYDIEIILSRQLADCLNVPVFIVDPDGTLLFFNEPAEGILGKKFEDTGPMPVGDWGNSFFPHDENGKDIGPEELPLVQTIRNQVPAHKTFWIKSLNGKSTEISVTSIPIIGRSKNFSGAMAIFWDNDVIR, encoded by the coding sequence ATGTCAGCTTACGATATCGAAATTATTTTAAGCAGGCAGTTGGCAGATTGTCTTAACGTACCGGTTTTTATTGTAGATCCTGATGGAACTCTTTTATTTTTTAATGAACCCGCAGAAGGAATACTGGGTAAAAAATTTGAGGATACCGGTCCAATGCCAGTAGGTGATTGGGGAAATTCTTTTTTTCCTCATGACGAGAATGGTAAGGACATCGGTCCTGAAGAACTTCCACTGGTACAAACTATTAGAAATCAAGTCCCCGCGCATAAAACATTTTGGATTAAGTCACTAAATGGTAAATCAACTGAAATATCGGTCACTTCTATCCCCATAATTGGGAGATCTAAGAATTTTTCGGGTGCTATGGCCATTTTTTGGGATAATGATGTCATAAGATGA
- a CDS encoding Ribonuclease BN, tRNA processing enzyme produces MKIKLHGTRGAYPTTSPNNRTYGGNTSCIEVINGKERIILDAGTGILEIDFDKFYKSDRIDILLTHLHMDHIQGLAFCKPLFNPNKIVYIWGPSGSRESLQSKLNRFLSPPLFPIALREIPCKLSIQELPNTPFNIGNFTINAEYISHPGPTVGFRIQGGEKTVTYIPDHEPVIGKPHLYPEDEWVSGFNLAKQSDLLIHDSQYSKDEYKNKVGWGHSSLEIASEFCSRTGSKHLLLFHHDPSISDAERTQIFEDFLEKVNYNFPIELAVQGDEIEV; encoded by the coding sequence ATGAAAATAAAGCTCCATGGTACCCGAGGAGCATATCCCACCACCTCCCCCAATAATCGTACTTATGGGGGAAACACTTCCTGCATTGAGGTGATCAATGGGAAAGAACGAATAATTTTAGACGCTGGTACTGGCATTCTAGAAATTGATTTCGATAAATTTTATAAGTCTGACCGCATCGATATTTTATTGACGCATTTGCATATGGATCATATACAGGGTTTAGCTTTTTGTAAACCACTGTTTAACCCCAATAAAATAGTCTATATTTGGGGGCCAAGTGGTAGTCGTGAATCACTTCAGTCAAAATTGAATCGATTTTTATCGCCACCTCTTTTTCCGATAGCTTTAAGAGAAATTCCATGTAAGCTTAGCATACAAGAACTTCCAAACACACCTTTCAATATTGGAAATTTTACTATAAACGCTGAATATATAAGCCATCCAGGGCCCACGGTGGGTTTTCGCATTCAAGGTGGTGAAAAAACGGTAACATACATTCCAGACCACGAACCGGTGATTGGAAAACCGCACCTGTACCCGGAAGATGAATGGGTTTCGGGATTTAATTTGGCAAAGCAATCCGACCTCCTTATACACGACTCCCAGTACAGTAAAGATGAGTATAAAAACAAAGTCGGATGGGGACATAGCTCCTTAGAAATAGCTTCTGAGTTTTGCTCAAGGACGGGGTCAAAACACCTTTTATTGTTCCATCATGACCCATCAATTTCTGATGCCGAAAGAACCCAAATTTTTGAAGATTTCTTAGAAAAAGTGAATTATAATTTTCCCATTGAACTTGCCGTTCAAGGAGATGAGATAGAAGTTTAA
- a CDS encoding magnesium chelatase family protein: MLNKIFGSAVFGVEATTVTVEVNVDKGIGYHLVGLPDNAIKESNFRIAAALQNNGYKIPGKKIIINMSPADLRKEGSAYDLTLAMGILAASGQIKAENLEEYIIMGELSLDGSLQPIKGALPIAVKAMQEGFKGFILPSQNASEAAIVKDLKVYGIDNIIQIINFFDKDEPLEQTIINTREEFYKNLDFPEHDFSDVKGQEGIKRCMEIAAAGGHNIILIGPPGAGKTMLAKRLPSILPPMTLHEALETTKIHSVVGRVKAHTGLMAQRPFRSPHHTISDVALVGGGAYPQPGEISLSHNGVLFLDELPEFKRGVLEVLRQPLEDREVTISRAKFTVTYPSSFMLVASMNPSPGGYFNDPNAPVTSSPAEMQRYLSKISGPLLDRIDIHIEVTPVPFEKLSDVRKTESSVEIRKRVTAAREIQTKRFEDSEKVHYNAQMTVQQIRKYCSLDETSMGLLKTAMERLNLSARAYDRILKVSRTIADLEGAEKVQGLHISEAIQYRSLDREGWLG; encoded by the coding sequence ATGCTCAATAAAATATTTGGAAGCGCTGTTTTTGGAGTAGAAGCAACGACCGTTACAGTTGAAGTAAACGTTGATAAGGGTATAGGTTATCACCTTGTAGGTCTTCCAGATAATGCCATTAAAGAAAGTAATTTTAGGATTGCTGCTGCTCTTCAGAATAACGGTTATAAAATTCCCGGAAAGAAAATAATCATCAATATGTCCCCGGCAGATTTGCGCAAGGAAGGAAGTGCTTACGACCTTACTTTGGCGATGGGAATCTTGGCTGCATCTGGACAGATTAAAGCGGAAAATCTAGAAGAATATATCATAATGGGCGAACTCTCCTTAGATGGAAGTTTACAACCGATTAAAGGAGCATTGCCGATTGCGGTGAAAGCGATGCAAGAAGGTTTTAAAGGATTTATCTTGCCGAGCCAAAACGCTTCCGAAGCCGCAATTGTAAAAGATTTAAAGGTTTATGGAATTGACAATATCATCCAAATAATCAATTTTTTTGATAAAGATGAGCCGCTCGAGCAAACTATAATCAATACCCGCGAGGAATTCTATAAAAATCTGGATTTCCCAGAACATGATTTTTCGGATGTTAAGGGGCAAGAAGGGATTAAACGCTGTATGGAAATTGCCGCCGCTGGTGGGCATAATATCATCTTGATCGGTCCTCCAGGAGCAGGAAAGACGATGTTGGCGAAGAGACTTCCAAGTATTCTTCCGCCCATGACCTTACACGAGGCATTGGAAACAACCAAGATACATTCGGTGGTCGGGCGGGTAAAGGCACATACCGGTCTTATGGCCCAAAGACCTTTTAGAAGTCCACATCATACGATTTCTGACGTGGCACTAGTCGGAGGCGGTGCTTATCCTCAACCCGGTGAAATTTCACTATCCCATAATGGCGTCTTGTTTTTGGATGAATTGCCCGAGTTTAAACGAGGGGTATTAGAGGTTTTGCGTCAACCTTTGGAAGACAGAGAGGTTACGATTTCTAGGGCTAAATTCACTGTGACTTACCCCAGTAGTTTTATGTTGGTTGCAAGTATGAATCCGAGTCCGGGAGGATATTTTAACGACCCTAACGCGCCAGTTACTTCATCACCCGCAGAAATGCAACGTTATTTAAGTAAAATTTCTGGACCTCTATTAGATAGGATTGATATTCATATTGAAGTTACGCCGGTTCCCTTTGAAAAACTGTCCGACGTTCGTAAAACAGAATCTTCGGTAGAGATACGCAAGCGGGTAACCGCAGCGCGGGAAATACAGACCAAGAGATTTGAAGATTCAGAAAAAGTGCATTATAATGCTCAAATGACCGTACAGCAGATAAGAAAATATTGCAGTCTAGACGAAACTTCAATGGGCCTCCTTAAAACTGCCATGGAGCGCTTAAATCTTTCAGCAAGAGCTTACGACCGAATCTTAAAGGTATCAAGAACAATTGCTGATTTAGAAGGTGCCGAGAAAGTACAAGGCCTTCATATCAGCGAAGCTATTCAATATAGGAGTTTGGACAGGGAAGGTTGGCTAGGTTAA